A region of the Microcystis aeruginosa FD4 genome:
GGAACCGGTATTACCTTCCACCACATCGACGTTAACGACCACCTCCCTTGGGTCGCTGCCGGGGGAAAAAGAGAGACGCACATCCTCGAATAAACCGAGACCGAAAACACGCTGTAAATCCTGTTGGGCCGTATTGCGGTTGAAAATATCCCCCGCTTTTAGGCGCATTTCCCTAGTAATGATAAATTCTCTGGTTTTCCCCTTGACCGGCTCCTGTTCGACGTTAAAGTAGCGTACTTGAATTTTTTCGATTAAACCTTCAGAAATGACCAGAATCACCCTACCATCGGGAGTGACTTGCGGCGCACCGATCACCTGGGCTAGATCATAGCCGTTTTTGCTGTACCAGTCATTGATTTTTTTTACCCCCGCCTGTAATTCCCGCAAATTCAGGGTTTTGCCGTATTGACCGGCGAAAATTTCCTCGACCACGCCGGCAGGTAAAATCGATTTGTCCACGGTTTCTGGGGCAATTTGAATCTGTACGCCCTGAAAAACGGGGTTAGGTTGCACCTCAAAGGTGACTCGCACCCCTAGGGGCGTATCTTGGGGAACTGCCCGCACATCGGCAAAAAAACCCGTGGCAAAAACGGCGTTAATATCTTCTTGCAGTTGCGATCGAGTCGTGCTTCGTCCGGGTCGGGTGCGAATGGTATTATAAACTAGATTTTCTAATTCTCGATCGGCCCCTTGTACTACCACTTCGGCCACCAAAACCCGCGACTCCTCGACCTGCGCTGGTGGGGCTGTTGTGGGAGTTTCTGGAGGGTTTGGGGTTTCCGTCGGGGTTTCCGGTGCCGGTGCCACGGGTGGAGTAGTTTCTCCCGTCGCGGGGGGAGACTGTACTAGCTGCTCGACGCGGGGAAAAACCGTCTCTGGGGGTTCTTCTTGGGCAATTGCCGTCCCGTGAAATAATCCGAAAATAGCCAGCAGCACGGCCAGCGAGGAATATGGCCTCGAAAAATTGAGATTTTTAAGCACTTCCACACACCCAGTAACACCATTATGGTTTTGTTTGTTTTCTCTGCCCGAGAAATTTAACGAACGTTAAAACTTTAGCAGATCGCTTACTCTCAGTAAATCCCAGCTTGACTGGTGACTAAAGAGATACTGCATCAGGTCTGACATTGGGCAGCCCTGATGCATTAAGTTTTAATCTTGCCATATCTTAGCTTTTTCCGGTTTGGCTCTATTCCAATTTACCCTCTAGGATGATTACCACCTCGGTTTTGCACAATTAATTACGCCAGCGCAGATGTCAACCCCTGGTTTGTAATAACTCTACCAGTTGCGAGACCTGTTGGCGATTGAACATTTGCAGCAGGGTACTAGCTACTAATTCCGGTTCCAGGGTAATCAGGATTTGTGGTAATTTGGCGGTGGCTAATAATTGCAATTCTTGACTGACGGTGATTTCTTCCCCGCGACCCCATTCTAATAAATCACTGGCTTGTTTTAATTCTTTAATAATAACTGGGGCGAGAGTGCGATAGGAATGTTTGGGGTTAGCCAGGGCTGATTGGGCATTTTTAACTAAATATTGCCATTTTTGTGGTTCTGAAGCCAATTGAGACAGAGATAAAATTAATTCTTGTAATTGCTGACGGGAAGCACTGGTTTCTTCCTGTTTGAACAGTTGTAACATCTGTTGCAGGATATCTCTGACGCTGATGGAGATAGAAGACGCTGCCGCAATAGCTGGGGTAGATTTTCCTTGGCCGAGAAGATACTTAAGATGGACCCCTAATTCGGCAAAAGTCGGTTCACCGTTTTTAACGATAGCGTTAGCTTCCTCTGCTTGCAAACCTAAGGGACTCTGCAGCTTATCGATCAATATCTGAAGCAGATCATAACCTTTCAGAAACAAAGATTCTAATTTTTGATCGACTTGTATGGGATTTTCTTTCAGTATTTTGAAAGCATCCTCAAGACGGTGAGCAGTTTTTTGGATACTGGTATAACCTAACATGGCCGCCCCCCCCTTGATGGAATGGGCGGCTCGAAACATCTCGTTCATCTGTTCAGTGTTGTTCACGAGATTGCCTAAGTCTAAAATTCCCTGTTCCAAAGTTTCGAGGTGTTCTTTTGCTTCTTCGATGAAATAGCCGAGAATTTTCTGATTGTTAGCGGAGTCCACGGTCTTATCCCCCTTATCAAGATGCTGTCTAATCCTAGATTGCCCAGTTTTTTAGGAAATATATCAGTTATTAGGCAATGGCACTGGTGATTCGGTAGTAGTGATGGAGGCTTAATCCTTTGCTTTGTTGTGCATTGTAGTCATGGATAAAATACCAAAGGGCTCCCCAAAGTGATTCTCCATTTTTTTAGAGAAAGATAGACTCTCTCTCACCGGAAGTGTTGAACGGGGAAAAAAGTCGTCCAAAATTTGATATTATAGATAAGAAAATAAAGTAAATATACACAAATAAATGTAAATAAGCCCTGCTTATAATTTTCCCAAAACTAATGAAAGAGCTTCTCAAGCCACTCCCCAAAAATGACTATCCCGCCTTAAGTACATTTACCTTTGTCTCCTGTTGGATAGGTTGGCGCTGGATAAAATTATCGTTAGCATGAGAGACTTAAGCGCACGCCTGAAAATGCCAGGAATTAATGTCAATACGTCAACGTTTTCTAAGGCGAGTAAAATCCGAGAGACAGAACCATTTGAGAAAATCATAAATGAATTAAATAAAAGGTTAGTAAGCAAAAAAGGAAAAGAAGCAGCTCAAGCTTTGTTTCCAATTGACTCAACAATAATCTCACTGACAAGTAAACTGTTATGGCAAAAAGGACGGCATCAAGTAAAATTATTCTGTGGACTAAATAGTATCACCACAGAAGTGGGGGGGATCGTGAGCAATTTTGGTCAAGTACATGACTCTAAACAAGGGCAAAAAACTATCGAAGAAATTCCTTTAAATAGAGTTTAGGTACGGAACCGAGGCTTTTATTATCATGAAAGAATCAAAAAATTATTAGAGAAAAAAGACAAGCACTTTGTTTTAAGGGTTAAAAATGATCTGAAGCTATAAATGCTGGAAAATGGTCAAACTAGGAGCAGAAAAAAGAGAAGTAGAGGTAAGAATCGTTGAGTTTTGTGATCTAGAAAGTACAAGTTAATTTCGGATTGCGACGGACTTACCCTTAGAAGGATAAGGAGGGGTAAGTCATGAGGAAATTGCCGAAATTTATCGGCAAAGATGACCAATATAACTTCTTGGTAAATTTCTAAAAATGCAGCTAAAGCTTGACCGTTTAATCACAAAAAATGAGAGAGGAATTTCGATACAAATTTATAGCTTTATCATCGCTTATTTAATTTTGCAACTAATAGATATTGAAGAAGCATTCAGCAAAAGCTTATTAGATAAATTGCGCTATTTACAGAGTTTTATGTGTCAACATATCAGCTATTTACACTGGGTTAGGAAAATTGTCTATTCAATTTGAAAAATGGCGTTTTGGGGTTGTTATGTTCTTAAATGTAAATTTTTGTTACGAGATGCAACGTTTCTGGTAATTTAGGATAACCTTGTTTACCTTTTACCTTTTTCTTTCAATTATCATAGAAACGAGCAACAGCCGACCATGCCGGTTCTGCTGTTGCTTGTCTAGCAGTAGAATTTAATTCATCGACGAACTTAAACTATGAACACCAAAACTGCACAATATTTACTGAGAGCATATTTATCTACTTTATCCTCTCGTGGAAGCATCCATCCAAAGTCTTAAAGCCTTATTACCGATAAATTGTACTGTACGAATACCATAGTCAATGGTAGAACACTGACTCGGCTTGACCACTGCTTTCATTTCTAAGACAATCATTGTTTATTGGCCTTAAAAAACTTATTTTAAGCTAACACAATCCGCACAAAACCGTCAAGGTTCAATAATCGTGCTTCGCCGATGCTCTATTGGTCATGGTTTCATCCCATCTGTAAAACTGATACCATTTTTCAAAAGTAATGACAGAGATGGTTATGCCTGGTGCATCTCAATTTTGTCGAAATATCTAGAGGACATTTTGGGCGCACGCGGTGCGCCCCTACCATTGGCGCAATCATATTATTGTAGGGGCGAATTGCCTTCGCCCTCTTTGAACAACTTCTGCTGCTCACCATCAGTGAGAGAAAATCACCAATAGGAGATGCACCCGGTTATGTCTGCTACGGATAAAGAAAAATGGTATGAGGGTCTTTACCCTGACATTTTCGATAACCTTCAATTCTAATGATAGGATGAACGATCGAAGCTCTCCAGAGAAACCCTATGACTAGCTTACTGCGCGACTTTTGGTATGTGGCCACACCGGCAAATAAACTTAAACCCGGTCAGCTAATGGCCAAAAAAATGCTAGGTGAACCGATTGTTGTCGGCAGGAGACAGGATGGAGAAGTGTTCGCATTGCGGGATATTTGCCCCCATCGTGGCATTCCGCTGCACCATGGCTGGATTGAAGGGGATGGGGTTTACTGTTGCTATCACGGCTGGAAATTTAACACTAGCGATGGCGTTTGTTCTGAGATACCCTCATTAACTGAACACGATCGCCTTGATATTAGCAGAATTTGTGTCACCAGTTATCCCTGTCGCGAAATACAAGGTCATATTTGGGTGTTTATTCCGGCAGACTCAAAAAGAGAAATTAATCAAGAAAATCTGCCTCCTGTGCCGACTATTAGTGATTTTGGCAAACTTACACCGAAAATAGCCGAAACTATCCCTTTCGATTGCAATATTGACCATGCAGTGGTGGGATTGATGGATCCGGCCCACGGTCCCTACGTTCATACTTCTTGGTGGTGGCGCAGCGGTCCGCGCCAATTTCGGGTCAAAGAAAAACAATACGAACCTGTTCCCCTCGGTTTTCGTCTTGCCCCCTATGATATGCCCGTAAGTGCGAAACCCTATAAAATTTTGGGTAATAAAGTATCGATTGAAATTGTTTTTGAATTACCCTCGGTGCGTACAGAAATACTACGAGGTGATCGCTATTTGGCCTGTGCTTTTACGGCAATTACTCCCATCGATGAAAATCACTGCGAAGTCCATCAAAGTTTATACTATACGATTCCTTGGTTGGCATTTTTAACCCCTCTTTTGCGTTATTTAACCCGACAATTCCTCAAACAGGATCGCGATGTGGTGATTAAACAACAGGAAGGACTTAGTTATCATCCAGCTTTGATGTTAATTGATGATGCCGATACCCAAGCCAAATGGTATTATCGCCTCAAGCAAGAATACGAAAAATCTCAAGCAGAAAAACGGGATTTTGTCAACCCCATTAAAGCACAAATTTTACGGTGGCGCAGTTAGAATTTGCTCATTTTATTTAGCTTCTCACTAAGGATTTATTGACACTGGCTTCAATTTGATAAATGGATGAAAGGACGCTACCTTGATGATTATTGACTAGATCATATTTGACCTCTTGTAAATAATTAAAAATAGCATCCCGCAGAATCGGTTTTTCAATGTTTACCGTGTGCTGATAGTCCCATAAATCCCAAACTATCAAGCCAATTCCCACGATTGGATCGATTAATTCTGCCCCAAAACTACTCGCTACTGCCCCACCGGTTTTAGTGGCAATTTTCGCCCCCGTTTTTCCCGCTAGGGATAAATAAACTGTACTGCCCACTTTGATGACGGGAATTAAAGATTTAACCCCTAAAGCAGTGGTTCCACCGACTAAAAGTTTGATTGATGTGTTAGAAATATTGCCCTCGGTATCTTTAATTGTTATGGCTATATCACTAAGATAACGGTCCCATTTGCCTTGGGGAATTTGATAACTGGTCTGTATATTTGCCAATTCAGTGCTTAAATTATTTACATATAAATTAACAGTATCTCTAGTGATTCTTTCTAGGCGTAATTGTGCTTCTTGGGGACGAATTACCCGTTTAGTAAACTCGGTTTGAATAGTTTTGGTCAAATTTTCAGCCACCACCTGTTCCGGAGGTGGATTATCCCTATTGACCCAGTGAGCGATCGAGGAGTATAATCCGCTTAGAAAGGCCTTGCCCTCAAATTGTTTTTGATTGAAATAGTTAAAATACCAAGGCAGAAAACCCTGATCTACCCGTGTCATCAACTCCTCCACCCATCCCTCAATTTCTCCTAGGGCAAAGGTTTGAGAATTTGCTCTCGCTGTCTGTAAAGCTTGGCTAATTTCTCGCTCGATTTGACTGTTAGATTTTTTGGTTATACTGATGGGAATCTCTAGGTTAGTTTCGGTAGCAACTTTAGTTTTTAACGGTTCATTGCTGGCAGTTCCTAGCCAAATTTTCCCTAAAAGAGGCAAGATAACCACTAGAACAACTATAGCCCAAATTAACGGGGTTATCGCCTTAATCAGTTGACTGATTGCCTGAATGCGGTTAGTTTTTTCACTATACTGAGGTGGCTCAATATTCTCTTGTGAATCTGGCCTGGAGTTCATCGAAAAATTGGGTCTTAAACCCCGCCCTTTAGCGATAACGGAGGGCGGCTTTATATGAGTTGGTGAGAAACAATTAAACCGTTAGAACGACGAATTAACTGAATCTTGCTAACAGCCATCTGTCCCAATCGTTGACCATTGGTATCGCTTACAGATAGCTGTTTTTCGGTATCTCCACTAACATAACCAATTCCTTTGGGAGAAGAAACTAAATCTCCTTTACGGAACCCATGTCTTGTGGTAGAGCCACCATATTTACGTCGTTTACCACCTTTGGAAAAAACCATCAGGTGAAGTTGACGACGACTAATAGGAGGACGTTTGATGACAGCAAAGGGAGCGTTTGTTACTTCAACAGAACCCTTCCAATCGTATCCATGACCATTAGAAGTGTGAAATGGCCAATAATCTAAAAACTGAAAACAGGCAAGAGCAATGCCATCGTTAGCATGACTTTCTGGTGATTGTTCTGCTTTATTTTTGGACTTTTCTAGTCGCAAATGTTTTCTAAGATTAGAGGTTTGCCAACCAAAGCGAGTATGGACTGTTGCCAATTGAGATAGTTGCTCAATAGCCCATTTCTGTCCGACCATAACTGGCGAGAAACCTTTTCCAGACTTAGCTCCTTTTCTCCTGGAAGTTAGAGCAATATCGGCTTTGATGTACTCAAAGTAAATATCGGTAATTGGATAGATTTTGGTTAGTTCGGAAACGACTCGAAGTTCAAGTTGACGATTGGTTTTAATACTTGGTGCTAACTTAGAATTTGTCCGATTAGAAAATCGCTTTTGTCGATGCGCTCTTAGATTAAAAGGAAGTTGGCGGTTAATCCGTCTTCCTCTACGTCCTCTTCGCATTAACCGTCTATTGTCCAGGCACTCTCTTACTCGCTTAAAAGGAAGTTCTAAGTGAGCCTTCCAAAGAGTAAAAAGAGGGGATTGAACACCAATTCCAGAGAATAATTTACCCGGGTCAATACCAATAGCAATCGGTTGGGTTTTGTTGTCGGAAGGTTCAGTGGTTAGCTGGACATAGAAAATACCTAAGTCGTTGAATTTGCCGATAGCTTTTCCTTCCTTAATCCACCGTCTAGCCCGACTGGGTTTGGTGGGCATTAACGGTTTTCCTTCTTTTGAGATAACAGGAACTCTTTCCATGGAGATAATCCTTAAGAGTAAAGTTAAAGTCCCTTAGGGACTTGCGTGGGAATAATATCCCAGCTTTGAAAATCGCTCTGTAGAAGAATCAGACCAGCCAGATGGCACAGGATCAAAGCGCAAGTCCCTTATTGGAAGGGGGTTCTCGAAGGCTCTCCCCCTACTTAGGGTGATCAGCAAACCCCCTCCGTGCGGAGGGCGCAAGCTTTGCGCCCCTACAGTAACGGATTTTGTCCACAATGTAGGGGCGAACTGCGTTCGCCCAAAAGGTACATTATCAAAGCGCAAGTCCCTTTCCGCAACACAATCAAGATGTCTTGTCTAACAACGCTTTACCAATAAAGCTTAGAGGGAATCCGAACTAGGGAAGTATTCGGAGGTCTGGGCCAGATTGTGTCTCGATGCGGTAGTCTCTACTTGCATCGCCTAAATTGGTCTAGGCAAGCCCCGTCGCTTTTAGGCTATCCCTTATAGGGAGCTTTCTTAACAATTTTTTCAGTAAGCACTCCAACCCTTATCCTGACTTGATTTCAGTTTTTTCTTTGTCAGTAAGGGTGTCAACAAGGAATATTACAAATTGTTACCGAGTCTTGAAAGCCTTGTGCTACAAAGGTTTGAAATGTTAAGAAAGATGTGACTAAAGGACAGGCTTTTAGGGCGGGGTTAGTGACCAGCTAACCTAGTTAAAATTATTAGATCATCGTTCTCGAAAACCCGCAGAAACCCCAATTTTCCGAGCAGTAAACAGCGAGAGAGCATTATCGGGCAAAAGACAGCCAACACCCGATAAATATCGGCAATTTTAGCGAATTTCTGCCTTCATCCGTTCAAGGGTTTGCTGCATTTGGTCGAACATCATTTGGGGAGTCATACCAAATTGACCTAATTGGGTTTTTAGCTGTTCTACGGTCATTTGGGCGGAAAAATCCTCAGATAACTCAAAACGCTTCATAAATATCTTGTAGCGTTCCATTAACTCCTCCATCCTATCGATAAAGATGATTTTACCCTCTCGATCGAATTTCCCGTACTCGCTGCCTAGTTGTGTGAGGGACTGGTAATCTTCAAATAGCTGTCTAGCTTCCTGTTGAACCACCTCTGAGTCAAAGAATCCCATAATCTTAAAACTGCTTATCGTCGATAGTTACTCTCCCCCCCATTTTATTTTAGCTGGGAAAAAAGTCTAGAGCCAGTCGATTTACGGATTACCGTATTGGGGAAATCGAGAGGATGACAAACGGCCCTCTGGTCGCGGTTTAACAGTTACCCCGAGGAGTAAGTTAAAATTAAAAGTGATCAAATCTCTTGTAAAGAGCAAAAATTGTCCTTTAAATGCTCCACAGTGGCTATTTCGAGCAATTTGGGCTGCAGCCCTTATAATTTGCCAAAACGACGATGACGACCCTGATAATCTTTTAAAGCGTGGTGAAATTGCACTCGATCGAAATCGGGCCAGAGGGTATCAGTAACGTAGATTTCCGCGTAGGCCATTTGCCAGAGTAAAAAATTACTAATTCGCATTTCCCCACTACTGCGAATTAACAGATCTGGGTTAGGAATCCCAGCAGTATAAAGATACTGTTCAAAGAGAGATTCATCGATCGCTTCTGGGGAGACTAAACCCCGTTGCACCTGACGAGCGATCGCCTGACAAGCTTGCACGATCTCCTCTCGGCCACCATAATTAGTAGCCACCGTAAATTGAATACCAGAATTTTTGCTAGTTTCTGCGTGAGATTTAGCAATTTCCCGTCTTAAAGACTCTGGCAAGACTGATAAATTACCAATAAAGCGAATTTTGACATTTTGCTGCATCATTTCTTCTAATTCCCGCCGCAAAACCCGCTCGAAGAGAGTCATTAAAAACTCTACTTCCTCTAGGGGACGACCCCAATTTTCCGTAGAAAAAGCATAAGCAGTTAAAGCAGGAATCCCCCAGTCGCGACAACAGCGCAGCAAGTCTTTGAGTGCATCTACTCCCCGTTGATGGCCCATAATCCGCGGCAAACCACGATTTTTCGCCCAACGACCGTTCCCATCCATAATCACTGCGACGTGCTGAGGCAAACGGTTTTTATCTAAATCCGTAGGTAATTCTGGTGACAAGCTCGGTTTAACAGTCATTTTCTATCTTTCGGGGTTGCTCTGGGCGAACGGGAGAATTTTTCTAAGATTAGACGACCTTTTAAGCCAATTGTACGCCCTAAACGTCCCCAACTCGGTGCGACCACTTCCCCCTCTCCCGACGGAGAAAACTTCGCTTCGAGAAGCTCTTTTAGTTTACTACTGGTTAAAGGCCGATCCAAATTCCCCCCCGACGCGAGGGAAATCGAGCCAGTTTCCTCAGAAACCACAATACAGATACAATTATCTAGCCTTTCGGTAATGCCCATGGCTGCCCGATGACGGGTGCCTAATTGCCTAGAGGTACTGCGCTCCGATAAGGGTAGAATAACACCAGCGGCCACCACTCGATCGCCCCGAATAAATACGGCCCCATCGTGCAGTAAAGTTTTAGTTTGAAAAATAGTTTGAATTAATTCCTTAGATACTTGGCCATTGAGCGTCACTCCCGGATTGACAAACACCTTGGTGTCAAGATTGCCACTGGTTTCTAATACCATCAGCGCGCCGGTGCGATTTTGAGATAGATCCTTCACCGCGTCCACTAACTCATCAATGACATTATCAGTCTTGGGAGTGGGGGAACTTTTTTTAAATAATTCCCACACTTGACCTTTGCCCAATAATTCTAAAAAACGGCGGAATTCCGACTGAAAAATCACAGCAATCGCCACTGCTGCCCCCAAAATCAATTTTTCTAGGACTAACCCCAGCAAGCGCAATCCTAGAGCATCGCTAATCACCGAGGCCAGCATTAAATAGATTAGTCCTCGCACCATCCAAAAGGTACGCCGCTCGCCGATAATTAGCAGCAGCATATAGGTAAGCAGGAAAACTAACCCAAAGTCTAGGAATAACAGACCATGGCTGAGAATCCAGGACAATAACCGGCGAGGGTCCAGAAAAAAACCCGACATGGGGGGACAATAGCGATGAGGTTTACATCAAGGAGAGTCGATTGGGTAAGCGGTCTTGACGCAGCAAACCCGCCAGATTTTCCCGTTCAAGGATCAGATTAGCTTCTCCATTTTGGACAATTACCGCCGCCGGACGGGGTAAGCGGTTGTAATTAGAAGCCATACTGTAGTTATAGGCCCCCGTGGCTAAAACCACTAAAATATCTCCCGGGTTGGTTTTCGGTAGCGCAATATCCTTAATTAGAATATCGCCAGATTCACAATGTTTTCCAGCTATTGTCACCACTTCCTGACATTCTTGACTCATTTTATTGGCGACCACGGCCCGATAAACCGATTGATAGGTAATCGGTCGGGGATTATCGGACATTCCGCCATCGACGGCGATATAGGTGCGGATTGCGGGGATTTCTTTGCGATTACCCACTGTATAGGCCGTTACGCAAGCGGTGGCAATCAGAGAGCGTCCCGGTTCGGCAATCAGCAGCGGATAAGCGATACCTCTTTCCTGACAAGCTTTGGCCACTGCTAAGGACACCGCTTGCACCCATTCCTCGATACTTGGGGGGTCATCACTTTCGAGGTAGCGAATTCCTAAACCACCACCGACGTTTAATTGCTCTAGGGGTAAACCCCGTTCTAAACCTAATTTAAACCAGTCTGTCAACACAGCGGCTAAGTCTTGGTGGGGTTGACGTTCAAAAATCTGGGAACCGATGTGAGCGTGTAAACCCAGACAATTTAGCACTGGATGAGCTAAAACATAGTCAAATACCGCTTCGATTTGATGGGGGTCAAAACCAAATTTACTGTCTAAGTGACCCGTGCGAATATATTCGTGGGTGTGGCACTCGATACCGGGGGTTAAACGCAATAGGATCGGAATAGGGGTATCAGGACGGTTTTCG
Encoded here:
- a CDS encoding RRXRR domain-containing protein, yielding MERVPVISKEGKPLMPTKPSRARRWIKEGKAIGKFNDLGIFYVQLTTEPSDNKTQPIAIGIDPGKLFSGIGVQSPLFTLWKAHLELPFKRVRECLDNRRLMRRGRRGRRINRQLPFNLRAHRQKRFSNRTNSKLAPSIKTNRQLELRVVSELTKIYPITDIYFEYIKADIALTSRRKGAKSGKGFSPVMVGQKWAIEQLSQLATVHTRFGWQTSNLRKHLRLEKSKNKAEQSPESHANDGIALACFQFLDYWPFHTSNGHGYDWKGSVEVTNAPFAVIKRPPISRRQLHLMVFSKGGKRRKYGGSTTRHGFRKGDLVSSPKGIGYVSGDTEKQLSVSDTNGQRLGQMAVSKIQLIRRSNGLIVSHQLI
- a CDS encoding DUF1825 family protein codes for the protein MGFFDSEVVQQEARQLFEDYQSLTQLGSEYGKFDREGKIIFIDRMEELMERYKIFMKRFELSEDFSAQMTVEQLKTQLGQFGMTPQMMFDQMQQTLERMKAEIR
- the uppS gene encoding polyprenyl diphosphate synthase is translated as MTVKPSLSPELPTDLDKNRLPQHVAVIMDGNGRWAKNRGLPRIMGHQRGVDALKDLLRCCRDWGIPALTAYAFSTENWGRPLEEVEFLMTLFERVLRRELEEMMQQNVKIRFIGNLSVLPESLRREIAKSHAETSKNSGIQFTVATNYGGREEIVQACQAIARQVQRGLVSPEAIDESLFEQYLYTAGIPNPDLLIRSSGEMRISNFLLWQMAYAEIYVTDTLWPDFDRVQFHHALKDYQGRHRRFGKL
- the cdaA gene encoding diadenylate cyclase CdaA, producing the protein MSGFFLDPRRLLSWILSHGLLFLDFGLVFLLTYMLLLIIGERRTFWMVRGLIYLMLASVISDALGLRLLGLVLEKLILGAAVAIAVIFQSEFRRFLELLGKGQVWELFKKSSPTPKTDNVIDELVDAVKDLSQNRTGALMVLETSGNLDTKVFVNPGVTLNGQVSKELIQTIFQTKTLLHDGAVFIRGDRVVAAGVILPLSERSTSRQLGTRHRAAMGITERLDNCICIVVSEETGSISLASGGNLDRPLTSSKLKELLEAKFSPSGEGEVVAPSWGRLGRTIGLKGRLILEKFSRSPRATPKDRK
- a CDS encoding Hpt domain-containing protein, yielding MDSANNQKILGYFIEEAKEHLETLEQGILDLGNLVNNTEQMNEMFRAAHSIKGGAAMLGYTSIQKTAHRLEDAFKILKENPIQVDQKLESLFLKGYDLLQILIDKLQSPLGLQAEEANAIVKNGEPTFAELGVHLKYLLGQGKSTPAIAAASSISISVRDILQQMLQLFKQEETSASRQQLQELILSLSQLASEPQKWQYLVKNAQSALANPKHSYRTLAPVIIKELKQASDLLEWGRGEEITVSQELQLLATAKLPQILITLEPELVASTLLQMFNRQQVSQLVELLQTRG
- a CDS encoding aromatic ring-hydroxylating oxygenase subunit alpha, whose product is MTSLLRDFWYVATPANKLKPGQLMAKKMLGEPIVVGRRQDGEVFALRDICPHRGIPLHHGWIEGDGVYCCYHGWKFNTSDGVCSEIPSLTEHDRLDISRICVTSYPCREIQGHIWVFIPADSKREINQENLPPVPTISDFGKLTPKIAETIPFDCNIDHAVVGLMDPAHGPYVHTSWWWRSGPRQFRVKEKQYEPVPLGFRLAPYDMPVSAKPYKILGNKVSIEIVFELPSVRTEILRGDRYLACAFTAITPIDENHCEVHQSLYYTIPWLAFLTPLLRYLTRQFLKQDRDVVIKQQEGLSYHPALMLIDDADTQAKWYYRLKQEYEKSQAEKRDFVNPIKAQILRWRS
- the lysA gene encoding diaminopimelate decarboxylase gives rise to the protein MLSTEPKISNSGQKYLAYQDCLSPNQTLLPLTAKVNNRDCLEIGGCDVTTLVERFGSPLYIVDEVTLRTACRQYLQGFQTHYPGESRVIYASKAWNCLAVSAVVAREGLGFDVVSAGEIHTVLTALDQINKTDVPIYFHGNNKSIAELEYAIEHNCIIIVDNWLELENLVKLGENRPDTPIPILLRLTPGIECHTHEYIRTGHLDSKFGFDPHQIEAVFDYVLAHPVLNCLGLHAHIGSQIFERQPHQDLAAVLTDWFKLGLERGLPLEQLNVGGGLGIRYLESDDPPSIEEWVQAVSLAVAKACQERGIAYPLLIAEPGRSLIATACVTAYTVGNRKEIPAIRTYIAVDGGMSDNPRPITYQSVYRAVVANKMSQECQEVVTIAGKHCESGDILIKDIALPKTNPGDILVVLATGAYNYSMASNYNRLPRPAAVIVQNGEANLILERENLAGLLRQDRLPNRLSLM